A part of Rhinatrema bivittatum chromosome 16, aRhiBiv1.1, whole genome shotgun sequence genomic DNA contains:
- the LOC115078685 gene encoding olfactory receptor 1009-like, with protein sequence MEEENLTSVTEFIILGFPEYPELQIPLFLLFLLIYLIILMGNLTIIALTCLDPHLHTPMYFFLCNLSFLDISSTSVTLPRLLDIFLRKGQRISVIGCFIQVYFFMCFACVEFVIISVMAYDRYVAVCHPLHYAVIINQRLCALMAAGTWIFGFLEPVTHTVLVSCFSYCGSNEINHFFCDFSALLKLSCTSTSTIETVTYLLGVIVVLPCFTLTLTSYIYIISTILRIRSTEGRRKAFSTCSSHLTVVILFYGTMSCLYIRPTSMQSLDVNKLFALLYNILIPMINPFIYSLQNREVKATLRKVFKRKYMFLFF encoded by the coding sequence ATGGAAGAGGAAAATCTCACCTCAGTGACAGAGTTCATCATTCTGGGGTTTCCTGAATATCCAGAGCTACAAATCCcccttttccttctgttcttACTGATTTACCTGATCATCCTGATGGGGAACCTCACTATTATAGCCCTGACGTGCCTGGACCctcacctgcacacccccatgtactttttcctctgtaACTTGTCCTTCCTCGATATCTCCTCCACCTCTGTCACTCTCCCCAGACTGCTGGACATCTTCTTAAGGAAGGGACAACGTATTTCTGTAATTGGGTGTTTTATACAGGTGTACTTTTTcatgtgttttgcatgtgtagaATTTGTTATTATCTCAGTCATGGCTTATGACCGCTACGTCGCAGTATGTCACCCCCTGCACTATGCTGTTATTATAAATCAGAGACTCTGTGCACTGATGGCTGCAGGGACCTGGATCTTTGGGTTTCTGGAACCAGTGACACACACTGTCCTTGTGTCATGTTTTTCCTATTGTGGATCCAATGagattaaccatttcttctgtgatttCTCAGCTCTGCTGAAGCTCTCCTGCACCAGCACCTCCACCATTGAAACTGTGACGTACCTTTTGGGTGTAATTGTAGTTCTGCCCTGCTTTACCTTAACTCTGACATCTTATATCTAcatcatctccaccatcctgagGATCCGATCCACTGAGGGGAGAcgcaaagccttctccacctgctcctcccacctcacggtCGTTATTCTCTTCTATGGGACGATGTCATGTTTGTATATCAGACCAACGTCCATGCAGTCACTGGATGTAAACAAGCTCTTTGCTCTGCTGTATAATATTTTAATTCCCATGATTAACCCTTTCATTTACAGCTTGCAAAATAGAGAGGTAAAAGCCACACTTAGAAAAGTATTTAAGAGAAAatacatgtttctatttttttaa
- the LOC115078436 gene encoding olfactory receptor 5V1-like, translated as MENLTTVTEFMILGFPQFSKLQIPLFLLFLLSYLLILMGNLTIIALTCLDPRLHTPMYFFLCNLSFIDISYTSVTLPKLLDILLRKNQNISLKGCLVQMYFFLGFACVEFIIISVMAYDRYVAICHPLRYTVIMNQRICMLMAIGAWMSGFLETVTHTVLVSRFSFCGSNEINHFFCDISALLKLSCTSTSTIDHITYIVGVFLGLPCFTATLISYIYIISAILRIRSAEGRRKAFSTCSSHLTVVILFYGTIMCLYMRPTSMQSLDLNKLFSLLYSVLIPMFNPVIYSLKNKEVKVSIRKLFL; from the coding sequence ATGGAAAACCTCAccacagtgacagaattcatgATTTTGGGGTTCCCTCAGTTTTCAAAGCTGCAAATCCcccttttccttctgttcttACTGAGTTACCTGCTCATCCTGATGGGGAACCTCACTATTATAGCCCTGACGTGCCTGGACCCtcgcctgcacacccccatgtactttttcctctgtaACTTGTCTTTCATTGATATTTCTTACACATCAGTCACTCTTCCAAAACTGTTGGATATCTTGTTAAGAAAGAATCAAAATATTTCCCTAAAGGGGTGTCTTGTACAGATGtatttttttctgggttttgcATGCGTAGAATTTATTATAATTTCTGTTATGGCTTATGACCGCTATGTGGCAATATGTCACCCCCTGCGTTACACTGTAATTATGAATCAGAGAATCTGCATGCTGATGGCCATCGGGGCCTGGATGTCAGGGTTTCTAGAAACTGTGACACACACTGTCCTGGTATCACGTTTCTCTTTTTGTGGATCCAATGagattaaccatttcttctgtgatatCTCAGCACTGCTGAAACTCTCCTGCACTAGCACCTCCACCATTGATCACATTACATACATTGTAGGGGTATTTCTAGGACTGCCCTGCTTTACTGCAACTCTTATATCTTACATCTACATCATCTCTGCCATCCTGAGGATCCGATCCGCAGAGGGAAGAcgcaaagccttctccacctgctcctcccacctcacggtCGTTATTCTCTTCTATGGGACCAtaatgtgtttgtatatgagacCAACGTCCATGCAGTCACTGGATCTAAACAAGCTCTTTTCTCTGTTGTATAGTGTTTTAATTCCCATGTTCAACCCTGTTATTTACAGCCTGAAAAATAAAGAGGTTAAAGTTTCCATAAGAAAACTGTTTTTATAG